In Xylocopa sonorina isolate GNS202 chromosome 3, iyXylSono1_principal, whole genome shotgun sequence, one genomic interval encodes:
- the LOC143433555 gene encoding growth arrest-specific protein 2 isoform X2 produces MSYANRFPSSQHTRYRSSWGPSSVTVFNRADVPRPSPEEEEYEFYHERLHSAQSRQLLPLQEDLADWINKTLNSEIVTGDNFFDALDNGVVVCRLARVIQEKARTAIDAGRAKGPLPLIRGRCWENAARRSFFSRDNMENFIQFCRRLGVHENLLFESDDLVLHGQPRNVVLCLLEVSRLASRYSVEPPGLVQLEREIAAEQERDLHCLSDSGISHSSLVSWQFQSPSPTATPRPPPEKIKHSSSASEVALTATRWLDPTTGVTHEPEMRRSVSDNGPAGSDGVPSDTTEDDWSRGSAEDPDELPSPSSSPLPSPAEPPEHTGPITELDRKVRRATEAVQRLCQCPSERCSKLKVRKVGEGRYHIAGRNVFIRLLKGRHMMVRVGGGWDTLEHFLARHDPCQKCKGTVCKGIPKQRNIRRVKSAR; encoded by the exons ATGTCGTACGCCAATCGATTCCCGTCGTCGCAGCACACCCGTTATCGCAGCAGCTGGGGACCGTCCTCGGTGACCGTGTTCAACCGTGCCGACGTGCCCCGGCCCTCGCCGGAAGAGGAAGAGTACGAGTTCTACCACGAGCGTCTGCACTCGGCCCAGAGCAGACAGTTGCTGCCGTTGCAGGAGGACCTCGCCGATTGGATCAATAAAACGTTGA ACTCAGAAATCGTAACGGGGGACAATTTCTTTGATGCGTTGGACAATGGCGTGGTCGTGTGCCGGTTGGCGAGGGTTATCCAGGAAAAGGCGAGGACGGCGATTGACGCCGGAAGAGCGAAAGGG CCCCTACCGCTGATACGAGGGCGTTGTTGGGAGAACGCAGCGCGTCGCAGCTTCTTCTCCCGCGACAATATGGAGAACTTCATTCAATTCTGTAGACGTCTGGGGGTTCACGAGAACCTACTCTTCGAGAGCGACGATCTTG TTCTACACGGACAACCGCGGAACGTGGTGCTGTGCCTGTTGGAGGTGTCTCGACTGGCATCGAGATACTCCGTCGAACCACCAGGACTCGTGCAGCTCGAGAGGGAAATCGCCGCGGAACAAGAACGGGATCTGCACTGCCTCTCCGATAGCGGTATATCCCACAGCAGCCTGGTCTCTTGGCAATTTCAATCACCGTCTCCGACCGCAACGCCCAGGCCACCTCCGGAGAAGATCAAACACAGCAG CTCAGCGTCGGAAGTCGCGCTGACGGCGACGAGATGGCTGGACCCAACCACAGGTGTGACACACGAGCCCGAAATGAGGAGATCGGTCAGCGACAACGGACCCGCGGGCAGCGACGGAGTGCCCAGCGACACAACGGAGGACGATTGGTCCCGAGGAAGCGCCGAGGACCCGGACGAGCTCCCATCGCCTTCGAGTTCACCTTTGCCCTCGCCAGCCGAGCCGCCGGAACACACGGGCCCCATAACGGAACTCGATCGCAAG GTAAGGAGGGCCACGGAAGCGGTGCAGAGACTCTGCCAGTGCCCCTCCGAGAGGTGCTCCAAGCTGAAGGTGCGCAAGGTTGGCGAAGGACGGTACCATATCGCTGGTCGAAATGTATTTATCAGA CTTTTGAAGGGGAGACACATGATGGTCAGAGTGGGCGGTGGCTGGGACACGCTGGAGCATTTCTTGGCGAGGCACGACCCCTGTCAG AAATGCAAGGGCACAGTGTGCAAAGGGATACCAAAGCAAAGAAATATACGGCGAGTAAAGTCGGCACGTTGA
- the LOC143433555 gene encoding growth arrest-specific protein 2 isoform X1 produces the protein MSYANRFPSSQHTRYRSSWGPSSVTVFNRADVPRPSPEEEEYEFYHERLHSAQSRQLLPLQEDLADWINKTLNSEIVTGDNFFDALDNGVVVCRLARVIQEKARTAIDAGRAKGPLPLIRGRCWENAARRSFFSRDNMENFIQFCRRLGVHENLLFESDDLVLHGQPRNVVLCLLEVSRLASRYSVEPPGLVQLEREIAAEQERDLHCLSDSGISHSSLVSWQFQSPSPTATPRPPPEKIKHSSSASEVALTATRWLDPTTGVTHEPEMRRSVSDNGPAGSDGVPSDTTEDDWSRGSAEDPDELPSPSSSPLPSPAEPPEHTGPITELDRKVRRATEAVQRLCQCPSERCSKLKVRKVGEGRYHIAGRNVFIRLLKGRHMMVRVGGGWDTLEHFLARHDPCQVRTLNRESTPPSPHGNKHTNFLPIRAKYRSPPAESVSAR, from the exons ATGTCGTACGCCAATCGATTCCCGTCGTCGCAGCACACCCGTTATCGCAGCAGCTGGGGACCGTCCTCGGTGACCGTGTTCAACCGTGCCGACGTGCCCCGGCCCTCGCCGGAAGAGGAAGAGTACGAGTTCTACCACGAGCGTCTGCACTCGGCCCAGAGCAGACAGTTGCTGCCGTTGCAGGAGGACCTCGCCGATTGGATCAATAAAACGTTGA ACTCAGAAATCGTAACGGGGGACAATTTCTTTGATGCGTTGGACAATGGCGTGGTCGTGTGCCGGTTGGCGAGGGTTATCCAGGAAAAGGCGAGGACGGCGATTGACGCCGGAAGAGCGAAAGGG CCCCTACCGCTGATACGAGGGCGTTGTTGGGAGAACGCAGCGCGTCGCAGCTTCTTCTCCCGCGACAATATGGAGAACTTCATTCAATTCTGTAGACGTCTGGGGGTTCACGAGAACCTACTCTTCGAGAGCGACGATCTTG TTCTACACGGACAACCGCGGAACGTGGTGCTGTGCCTGTTGGAGGTGTCTCGACTGGCATCGAGATACTCCGTCGAACCACCAGGACTCGTGCAGCTCGAGAGGGAAATCGCCGCGGAACAAGAACGGGATCTGCACTGCCTCTCCGATAGCGGTATATCCCACAGCAGCCTGGTCTCTTGGCAATTTCAATCACCGTCTCCGACCGCAACGCCCAGGCCACCTCCGGAGAAGATCAAACACAGCAG CTCAGCGTCGGAAGTCGCGCTGACGGCGACGAGATGGCTGGACCCAACCACAGGTGTGACACACGAGCCCGAAATGAGGAGATCGGTCAGCGACAACGGACCCGCGGGCAGCGACGGAGTGCCCAGCGACACAACGGAGGACGATTGGTCCCGAGGAAGCGCCGAGGACCCGGACGAGCTCCCATCGCCTTCGAGTTCACCTTTGCCCTCGCCAGCCGAGCCGCCGGAACACACGGGCCCCATAACGGAACTCGATCGCAAG GTAAGGAGGGCCACGGAAGCGGTGCAGAGACTCTGCCAGTGCCCCTCCGAGAGGTGCTCCAAGCTGAAGGTGCGCAAGGTTGGCGAAGGACGGTACCATATCGCTGGTCGAAATGTATTTATCAGA CTTTTGAAGGGGAGACACATGATGGTCAGAGTGGGCGGTGGCTGGGACACGCTGGAGCATTTCTTGGCGAGGCACGACCCCTGTCAGGTGAGGACCCTCAACCGCGAGAGCACGCCGCCTTCACCCCACGGCAACAAGCACACCAACTTTCTTCCAATTCGCGCCAAGTATCGCAGCCCCCCGGCGGAATCCGTCTCGGCCCGCTAG
- the Septin2 gene encoding septin 2 isoform X1, producing MASADVERAKLESTIRNLKLSGHVGFDSLPDQLVNKSVQNGFLFNILCIGETGLGKSTLMDSLFNTSFESTPSPHNLPSVKLKAHTYELQESNVRLKLTIVDTVGYGDQINKEDSFKAVVDYIDAQFEAYLQEELKIKRSLATYHDSRTHVCLYFICPTGHGLKSIDLVCMKKLDTKVNIIPIIAKADTISKTELQKFKTKIISELHNNGVHIYQFPTDDESVAEVNTSMNAHVPFAVVGSTDFVRVGNKMMRSRQYPWGTVQVENESHCDFVKLREMLIRTNMEDMREKTHCRHYELYRKKRLEQMGFSDVDSENKPVSFQQTCEAKRSIHLQELQQKEDEMRQMFVARVKEKEAELKEAEKELHNKFDKLKKDHTEEKKKLEESRKKLEDDILEFNKRKTQFAQQPQHHTLTLGKSKKK from the exons ATGGCGTCGGCGGACGTTGAGCGTGCCAAG TTGGAATCCACCATACGTAATTTGAAATTGTCTGGTCATGTTGGATTCGACAGTCTTCCAGATCAATTGGTGAATAAATCCGTTCAGAATGGATTTCTATTTAATATCCTCTGCATTG GTGAAACTGGTCTTGGAAAATCCACTCTTATGGATTCCCTTTTCAATACAAGTTTCGAATCTACGCCGAGCCCACATAATTTACCCTCTGTAAAACTCAAAGCCCATACCTATGAGTTACAAGAGAGCAATGTTAGATTAAAGCTTACCATTGTCGATACAGTTGGTTACGGGGACCAAATTAACAAAGAAGATAGCTTTAAAGCTGTGGTTGATTACATAGATGCCCAATTTGAGGCATATTTACAGGAAGAGTTAAAGATAAAGCGATCTTTAGCAACTTACCACGATAGCCGTACTCATGTTTGTCTATATTTCATTTGTCCGACTGGACACGG ATTAAAGTCAATTGATCTAGTCTGTATGAAGAAACTCGACACCAAAGTCAATATTATACCAATTATTGCTAAAGCTGACACAATATCAAAGACAGAATTACAAAAGTTTAAG ACTAAAATTATATCTGAACTACATAATAATGGAGTTCATATCTATCAATTCCCTACCGACGATGAAAGTGTAGCAGAAGTGAACACAAGTATGAACGCCCATGTACCTTTTGCCGTAGTTGGTAGCACAGATTTTGTTCGGGTTGGAAATAAAATGATGCGTTCTCGCCAGTATCCTTGGGGTACAGTACAAG TGGAGAACGAATCTCATTGTGATTTCGTTAAATTACGTGAAATGTTAATAAGGACAAATATGGAAGACATGAGAGAAAAAACACACTGCCGCCATTATGAACTGTACCGGAAAAAGCGATTGGAGCAG ATGGGATTCAGCGACGTTGATAGTGAAAATAAACCAGTCAGTTTTCAGCAAACCTGCGAAGCAAAGAGGTCCATCCACTTGCAAGAGCTCCAGCAGAAGGAGGATGAAATGCGGCAAATGTTCGTTGCGCGAGTAAAAGAAAAAGAGGCTGAATTAAAGGAAGCAGAGAAAGAA CTTCACAACAAATTCGATAAGCTGAAAAAAGATCATaccgaagagaagaaaaaattggaggaaagcaggaaGAAGCTCGAGGACGATATCTTGGAATTCAATAAGCGAAAAACTCAATTCGCCCAACAGCCTCAGCATCACACGTTGACTTTAGGTAAAAGCaagaaaaaataa
- the Septin2 gene encoding septin 2 isoform X2, giving the protein MASADVERAKLESTIRNLKLSGHVGFDSLPDQLVNKSVQNGFLFNILCIGETGLGKSTLMDSLFNTSFESTPSPHNLPSVKLKAHTYELQESNVRLKLTIVDTVGYGDQINKEDSFKAVVDYIDAQFEAYLQEELKIKRSLATYHDSRTHVCLYFICPTGHGLKSIDLVCMKKLDTKVNIIPIIAKADTISKTELQKFKTKIISELHNNGVHIYQFPTDDESVAEVNTSMNAHVPFAVVGSTDFVRVGNKMMRSRQYPWGTVQVENESHCDFVKLREMLIRTNMEDMREKTHCRHYELYRKKRLEQQTCEAKRSIHLQELQQKEDEMRQMFVARVKEKEAELKEAEKELHNKFDKLKKDHTEEKKKLEESRKKLEDDILEFNKRKTQFAQQPQHHTLTLGKSKKK; this is encoded by the exons ATGGCGTCGGCGGACGTTGAGCGTGCCAAG TTGGAATCCACCATACGTAATTTGAAATTGTCTGGTCATGTTGGATTCGACAGTCTTCCAGATCAATTGGTGAATAAATCCGTTCAGAATGGATTTCTATTTAATATCCTCTGCATTG GTGAAACTGGTCTTGGAAAATCCACTCTTATGGATTCCCTTTTCAATACAAGTTTCGAATCTACGCCGAGCCCACATAATTTACCCTCTGTAAAACTCAAAGCCCATACCTATGAGTTACAAGAGAGCAATGTTAGATTAAAGCTTACCATTGTCGATACAGTTGGTTACGGGGACCAAATTAACAAAGAAGATAGCTTTAAAGCTGTGGTTGATTACATAGATGCCCAATTTGAGGCATATTTACAGGAAGAGTTAAAGATAAAGCGATCTTTAGCAACTTACCACGATAGCCGTACTCATGTTTGTCTATATTTCATTTGTCCGACTGGACACGG ATTAAAGTCAATTGATCTAGTCTGTATGAAGAAACTCGACACCAAAGTCAATATTATACCAATTATTGCTAAAGCTGACACAATATCAAAGACAGAATTACAAAAGTTTAAG ACTAAAATTATATCTGAACTACATAATAATGGAGTTCATATCTATCAATTCCCTACCGACGATGAAAGTGTAGCAGAAGTGAACACAAGTATGAACGCCCATGTACCTTTTGCCGTAGTTGGTAGCACAGATTTTGTTCGGGTTGGAAATAAAATGATGCGTTCTCGCCAGTATCCTTGGGGTACAGTACAAG TGGAGAACGAATCTCATTGTGATTTCGTTAAATTACGTGAAATGTTAATAAGGACAAATATGGAAGACATGAGAGAAAAAACACACTGCCGCCATTATGAACTGTACCGGAAAAAGCGATTGGAGCAG CAAACCTGCGAAGCAAAGAGGTCCATCCACTTGCAAGAGCTCCAGCAGAAGGAGGATGAAATGCGGCAAATGTTCGTTGCGCGAGTAAAAGAAAAAGAGGCTGAATTAAAGGAAGCAGAGAAAGAA CTTCACAACAAATTCGATAAGCTGAAAAAAGATCATaccgaagagaagaaaaaattggaggaaagcaggaaGAAGCTCGAGGACGATATCTTGGAATTCAATAAGCGAAAAACTCAATTCGCCCAACAGCCTCAGCATCACACGTTGACTTTAGGTAAAAGCaagaaaaaataa